One genomic segment of Culturomica massiliensis includes these proteins:
- a CDS encoding glycosyltransferase family 52 encodes MSSGSFPCQNKFDKVIKIYYRKNFLFFFFAWLQVLWKLKKHHVEKVLLSNPILVINQLIISKLKANKIIFLEDGLMNYFPFSPPRYKVKTFVQKIFCLEDDEIFNRIEYTYLLKPDEAVFYKGTPRKLHLNEFIDEQSHRSLRGQLKDKAVFAGQPLYNIGIFSIEEYNEAVNKLIQKYNIDYYIPHPFSSEKEKIDCPYLDLNKEKVTLEVLAYDCNFTVYSFGSSISYTTKLINPCIKSILFKPRQWSNRVLDMITRHCDQVISL; translated from the coding sequence ATGTCCTCCGGTAGTTTTCCCTGTCAGAATAAGTTCGATAAAGTAATAAAAATCTATTACCGGAAAAACTTTCTTTTTTTCTTTTTTGCCTGGTTGCAAGTACTCTGGAAACTAAAAAAACACCACGTTGAGAAAGTCTTGTTATCCAATCCCATTTTAGTTATTAATCAATTAATAATAAGTAAATTAAAAGCAAATAAAATTATTTTTTTGGAAGACGGATTAATGAACTATTTCCCGTTTTCTCCGCCTCGTTATAAGGTAAAAACCTTCGTACAAAAAATATTCTGTCTTGAAGATGATGAAATATTCAACCGTATTGAATATACTTACCTCTTGAAGCCCGATGAAGCTGTTTTCTATAAAGGAACACCCCGAAAATTACACCTGAACGAGTTCATCGATGAGCAAAGTCATAGATCCCTGCGCGGACAATTAAAAGATAAGGCTGTATTTGCCGGTCAACCACTCTATAATATCGGAATATTTTCAATAGAAGAATATAACGAAGCCGTTAACAAACTCATCCAAAAGTATAATATCGATTATTATATCCCTCATCCCTTTTCATCGGAAAAGGAAAAAATCGATTGTCCTTATCTGGATCTGAATAAAGAAAAAGTAACGCTGGAAGTTTTGGCTTACGATTGTAATTTTACGGTTTATTCATTCGGATCCTCGATTTCGTATACGACAAAATTAATCAATCCCTGTATTAAAAGTATTCTTTTTAAACCCAGGCAGTGGTCGAATCGTGTGCTGGATATGATTACCAGACATTGTGATCAAGTGATTTCTCTATGA